A region from the Achromobacter seleniivolatilans genome encodes:
- a CDS encoding C45 family autoproteolytic acyltransferase/hydolase: MPYKYVRIAGNRRQIGQALGKLARPLMSVYLKQSGTWEALRPWRGHPYLQELAEQAKAAVPAIWEELEGLADGLRMPLDDVLLWNCRGDLLHNTTDGCTSAALKAADGTRWIAHNEDGDPYLYGRCYLVDVAMEDAPGYLSFYYPGSLPGHTFGANRAGLVQTINNLRTRQRQPGVPRMFLARAVLDCSTLDEAIDLLRDTPHSGGFHHMLGSASDPRLFSAEVTPGAVSILDIGTRYGHANHMIHVETRGQAQLITESSRARQNRIEGIVDGWSPETTSADLLAALHDTQGKLPILRTATDDPDAENTLATAVFEIRDEEVTLRVYDRRSKADIALDVMSDPD, from the coding sequence ATGCCCTACAAATATGTGCGCATTGCTGGAAATCGGCGCCAGATTGGCCAAGCGCTAGGCAAGCTTGCCCGTCCACTGATGTCGGTTTACCTCAAGCAAAGCGGAACGTGGGAAGCCCTGCGCCCCTGGCGCGGCCATCCGTATTTGCAGGAGCTGGCCGAACAGGCAAAAGCGGCTGTGCCGGCAATTTGGGAGGAATTGGAGGGTTTGGCAGACGGCCTGCGCATGCCGCTCGACGATGTGCTGCTGTGGAATTGCCGCGGAGACCTGCTCCACAACACCACCGACGGCTGCACTTCGGCCGCCTTGAAAGCTGCGGACGGCACGCGCTGGATCGCCCACAACGAAGATGGCGATCCTTATCTATATGGCCGCTGCTATCTGGTGGACGTCGCGATGGAAGACGCCCCGGGTTACCTCAGCTTTTACTATCCCGGCTCTTTGCCTGGACATACCTTCGGCGCCAATCGGGCTGGCTTGGTGCAGACCATCAACAACCTGCGCACCCGGCAACGTCAACCGGGAGTTCCACGCATGTTCCTGGCGCGCGCCGTGCTCGATTGCTCCACGCTGGACGAAGCCATCGACCTGCTGCGCGACACGCCGCACTCAGGCGGCTTTCACCATATGCTGGGATCGGCGTCGGACCCGCGCCTGTTCAGCGCCGAAGTCACGCCAGGGGCCGTTTCCATTTTGGATATCGGCACGCGCTATGGCCATGCCAATCACATGATTCACGTTGAAACGCGCGGGCAAGCGCAGCTGATTACCGAATCGTCGCGCGCGCGGCAGAATCGCATTGAAGGCATTGTTGACGGCTGGTCGCCCGAGACCACCAGCGCAGACCTGCTGGCCGCGCTGCATGACACGCAAGGAAAACTGCCCATCCTGCGTACCGCCACCGATGATCCCGATGCCGAGAACACGCTGGCAACAGCGGTGTTCGAGATCCGGGATGAAGAAGTGACGTTGCGGGTATATGACCGCCGATCAAAGGCGGACATTGCCCTGGATGTGATGTCCGACCCGGATTGA
- the glnH gene encoding glutamine ABC transporter substrate-binding protein GlnH — translation MIKRKVAAALVGLSVAMFGAVSGAQAQGKELVVATDTAFVPFEFKQGNTYVGFDVDLWAAIAKELNLKYKLQPMDFNGIIPGLQTKNIDAALAGITIRDDRKKVIDFSDPYYESGLAILVGDKNTDIKDAKSLSGKTVAVKTGTATVDFLKAQVPDAKLKLFPNIDNAYLELATGRVDAAVHDTPNVQYYANTAGKGRVKVVGSVKSGDFYGIAFPKGSDLVPQVNKALATLKANGQYDAIYEKWFGKKP, via the coding sequence ATGATCAAACGTAAAGTCGCCGCCGCTTTGGTTGGCCTGTCCGTAGCCATGTTCGGCGCCGTCTCCGGCGCGCAGGCCCAGGGCAAGGAATTGGTGGTGGCCACCGATACCGCTTTCGTGCCGTTCGAATTCAAGCAGGGTAATACCTACGTGGGTTTTGACGTGGATCTTTGGGCAGCAATCGCCAAGGAACTCAACCTGAAGTACAAGCTTCAGCCGATGGACTTCAACGGCATCATTCCGGGCCTGCAAACCAAGAATATCGACGCCGCGCTTGCCGGCATCACCATCCGCGATGACCGCAAGAAGGTCATCGATTTCTCTGATCCCTACTACGAAAGCGGCTTGGCCATTCTGGTGGGAGACAAGAACACCGACATCAAGGATGCCAAGTCCCTGTCGGGCAAGACCGTCGCCGTCAAGACGGGCACTGCCACGGTGGATTTCCTGAAAGCCCAGGTGCCGGACGCCAAGCTCAAGCTGTTCCCGAATATCGACAATGCCTATCTGGAACTGGCCACGGGCCGTGTGGATGCCGCTGTGCATGACACCCCCAATGTCCAGTACTACGCCAATACGGCGGGCAAGGGCCGCGTCAAGGTGGTCGGCTCGGTCAAGAGCGGCGACTTCTACGGCATTGCGTTCCCCAAGGGCAGCGATCTGGTCCCGCAGGTGAACAAAGCGCTGGCTACCTTGAAGGCCAATGGCCAGTACGACGCCATCTACGAAAAGTGGTTCGGCAAGAAGCCGTAA
- the glnP gene encoding glutamine ABC transporter permease GlnP, producing the protein MEFDWTVVWNAWPNLLEGTLMTIKITFWGLLGGFLLGALSGVTRAYGHPILSGIAQVYVAVIRGTPIVVQVMFIYFALPLLANIRVDAEWAAIVTLIINSGAYISEIVRGALLSVHKGLKEAGQAMGLPFHKILFHIIGPVAFRRMIPPLGNQCIISLKDSSLFIVIGVAELTRQGQEIMASNFRAVEIWSAVAIVYLILTGLMALGLHLVEKRMRIL; encoded by the coding sequence GTGGAGTTTGACTGGACTGTAGTCTGGAATGCGTGGCCCAACTTGCTTGAGGGCACGCTGATGACCATCAAGATCACGTTCTGGGGTCTGCTTGGCGGTTTTCTGCTGGGTGCGCTGTCAGGCGTGACTCGGGCCTACGGACACCCCATCCTGTCGGGCATTGCGCAGGTCTATGTCGCGGTCATTCGCGGTACGCCAATTGTTGTGCAGGTGATGTTCATTTACTTCGCCTTGCCGCTGCTGGCGAACATCCGGGTCGATGCTGAGTGGGCGGCCATCGTCACGCTCATCATCAATTCGGGCGCGTATATCTCCGAAATCGTGCGCGGCGCATTGTTGTCGGTACACAAGGGTCTGAAAGAAGCCGGGCAGGCCATGGGTCTGCCGTTTCACAAAATTCTGTTCCATATCATTGGGCCGGTTGCGTTTCGCCGCATGATCCCGCCGCTGGGCAACCAGTGCATTATCAGCTTGAAGGATTCGTCGCTTTTCATCGTGATCGGCGTCGCGGAACTGACTCGTCAGGGCCAGGAAATCATGGCCAGCAATTTCCGTGCTGTCGAGATATGGTCTGCCGTCGCGATCGTCTACCTGATCCTGACCGGCTTGATGGCGCTGGGCCTGCACCTGGTGGAAAAGAGGATGCGCATATTATGA
- the glnQ gene encoding glutamine ABC transporter ATP-binding protein GlnQ has translation MSMVEFHNVTKRFGESMVLNGITLNIDAGEVVVVVGPSGSGKSTFLRCINVLETINSGDLLVDGLSVKGDSAQVREIRREAGMVFQQFNLFPQMTALENVMFGPVHTRGQGRDESRKLAEALLDKVGLAERMNHYPAELSGGQQQRVAIARALAIKPKLMLFDEPTSALDPELRHEVLKVMRDLAEEGMTMVVVTHEMEFARKVGSRLIFIDAGKIAHDGPPAELLSNPPSQRLKDFLQHVT, from the coding sequence ATGAGCATGGTTGAATTTCATAACGTCACCAAGCGGTTTGGCGAATCCATGGTGCTCAATGGCATCACGCTGAATATCGATGCGGGCGAAGTCGTGGTGGTGGTGGGCCCGTCGGGTTCAGGCAAATCCACGTTCCTGCGCTGTATCAATGTGCTGGAGACCATCAATAGCGGTGATCTGCTGGTGGACGGCTTGAGCGTTAAAGGAGACTCGGCGCAAGTGCGCGAGATCCGGCGCGAGGCCGGCATGGTGTTCCAGCAGTTCAATCTGTTTCCGCAGATGACGGCGCTGGAAAACGTGATGTTCGGGCCTGTGCACACGCGCGGCCAGGGGCGCGACGAATCACGCAAGCTGGCCGAAGCGCTGCTGGACAAGGTGGGCTTGGCCGAACGCATGAATCATTACCCGGCGGAGCTGTCCGGTGGTCAGCAACAGCGTGTGGCGATTGCCCGCGCCCTGGCCATCAAGCCCAAGCTGATGCTGTTCGATGAACCCACGTCCGCGCTGGACCCGGAGCTGCGCCATGAAGTGCTGAAGGTCATGCGCGATCTGGCGGAAGAGGGCATGACGATGGTGGTCGTCACCCATGAAATGGAATTCGCGCGCAAGGTCGGCAGCCGTTTGATTTTTATCGACGCGGGCAAGATCGCGCACGATGGGCCTCCGGCGGAATTGCTCAGTAATCCGCCCAGCCAGCGCTTGAAGGATTTCCTGCAGCACGTGACCTGA
- a CDS encoding RelA/SpoT family protein — MAFPGLKYASSGLLAALRAGSRLGRRTGKKDKNSSTPTSVAAQEAADAIASPVASLAPLTEIIGSYLDPKDVERVREAYRFADQAHLGQFRASGSPYISHPIAVTEICAGWKLDVNALSAALLHDVMEDQGIAKHELAERFGPEVAELVDGLSKLDRLDFATKAEQQAESFRKMLLAMARDVRVILIKLADRLHNMRTLDAVNPEKRRRIARETLDIYAPIAHRLGLNLLFRELQDLCFAAMYPNRYQVLYKAVLAARGNRREVITKIADSVRASLPAAGIEAEVTGREKTLYGIYRKMVDQKKSFSDVLDIYGFRVIVHTLPECYLALGTLHQLYRPVPGKFKDYIAIPKVNGYQSLHTTLVGPYGTPVEFQFRTRDMHHVAEEGVASHWLYKGADLTLNDLQKRTHQWLQSLLDIQSQTGDSGEFLEHVKVDLFPDAVYVFTPRGKIISLPRGATPVDFAYAIHTDIGNQAVAAKVNGEFVPLRTELNSGDTVEIVTSPASRPNAQWLNYVRTGRARSEIRHYLRTVKYEESVAFGERLLGQALQELHMPMPATDDPAWQKLARSTGASSREEILADIGLGKRLAAVVARRFAPEHQLVATTAAAVDELTSARSAPILIQGNEGQAVQLAPCCGPLPGDPIVAGMRMGHGLVVHTADCPVAMRQRLREPERWINVGWDAHTAKHLATRLDIITRNERGVLGRLAAEVTAADANIMHVTMHDDAVSTVSLHLTIQVDSRKHLAQVIRAIRHVPQVQKIVRVKG; from the coding sequence ATGGCTTTTCCCGGGCTGAAGTACGCTTCATCTGGTCTGCTTGCCGCACTACGTGCTGGCTCCCGTCTAGGGCGCCGCACGGGCAAGAAAGACAAAAACTCCTCTACGCCAACGTCTGTCGCCGCGCAAGAAGCGGCAGACGCGATCGCTTCACCGGTCGCATCACTGGCGCCACTGACCGAAATCATCGGCAGTTATCTCGACCCGAAAGATGTAGAACGTGTGCGCGAAGCCTATCGCTTCGCGGACCAGGCCCACTTGGGCCAATTCCGCGCTAGCGGTTCGCCCTACATCTCTCACCCTATCGCTGTCACGGAAATCTGCGCAGGCTGGAAGCTGGACGTAAACGCCCTGTCCGCGGCCCTGCTGCACGACGTGATGGAAGACCAGGGCATCGCCAAGCACGAACTGGCGGAACGCTTTGGCCCTGAAGTGGCAGAACTGGTTGATGGCCTGTCCAAGCTGGATCGCCTGGACTTCGCCACCAAGGCCGAGCAACAGGCCGAGAGCTTTCGCAAGATGCTGCTGGCGATGGCGCGCGACGTGCGTGTCATCCTCATCAAGCTGGCCGACCGCCTGCACAATATGCGCACGCTGGACGCGGTCAATCCAGAAAAGCGCCGGCGCATTGCCCGTGAAACGCTGGACATCTATGCGCCTATCGCGCATCGGCTTGGCCTGAACCTGCTGTTCCGCGAACTGCAGGATCTGTGCTTTGCGGCCATGTACCCGAACCGGTATCAGGTGCTGTACAAGGCCGTGCTGGCCGCACGCGGCAATCGCCGCGAGGTCATCACCAAAATCGCCGACTCCGTGCGGGCTTCCCTGCCCGCCGCTGGCATCGAAGCCGAAGTCACCGGCCGCGAAAAAACGCTTTATGGCATCTATCGCAAGATGGTTGACCAGAAAAAGTCGTTTTCCGATGTGCTGGATATCTACGGTTTTCGCGTCATCGTGCATACGCTGCCCGAGTGCTATCTGGCGCTGGGCACGCTGCATCAGCTGTATCGGCCCGTACCGGGCAAGTTCAAGGACTACATCGCCATCCCCAAGGTGAACGGCTATCAGTCCTTGCATACGACGCTGGTCGGTCCTTACGGCACGCCGGTGGAATTCCAATTCCGCACGCGCGACATGCATCACGTGGCCGAAGAAGGCGTGGCCTCGCACTGGCTGTACAAGGGCGCCGACCTGACCTTGAACGACCTGCAAAAACGCACCCATCAATGGTTGCAGTCGCTGCTGGACATTCAAAGCCAAACCGGTGATTCCGGCGAATTCCTGGAACATGTCAAAGTTGATCTGTTCCCGGATGCGGTCTACGTCTTCACGCCTCGCGGCAAGATCATTTCACTGCCCCGCGGCGCGACGCCAGTGGACTTCGCCTACGCGATTCACACCGACATCGGCAACCAGGCAGTGGCCGCCAAGGTCAACGGGGAGTTCGTACCGTTGCGCACCGAGCTCAATAGCGGCGACACGGTAGAAATCGTGACCTCGCCCGCATCGCGCCCCAATGCGCAATGGCTCAACTATGTGCGCACCGGGCGCGCTCGCTCCGAAATCCGGCACTACCTGCGCACGGTCAAGTACGAAGAATCCGTGGCCTTTGGCGAACGTCTGTTGGGTCAGGCATTGCAAGAGCTGCATATGCCCATGCCCGCCACTGATGACCCTGCCTGGCAGAAACTGGCGCGCAGCACCGGCGCCAGTTCGCGTGAGGAAATCCTGGCCGATATCGGGCTGGGCAAGCGTCTTGCCGCCGTAGTAGCGCGGCGCTTTGCACCCGAGCATCAACTGGTGGCAACAACGGCCGCCGCCGTGGACGAACTGACATCCGCGCGCAGCGCGCCCATCCTGATCCAGGGCAACGAAGGCCAGGCCGTACAGCTTGCGCCGTGCTGCGGCCCCCTGCCCGGCGACCCCATCGTTGCCGGCATGCGCATGGGTCATGGACTGGTCGTGCACACGGCTGACTGCCCGGTTGCCATGCGCCAGCGCCTGCGCGAACCGGAACGCTGGATCAACGTGGGCTGGGACGCGCACACCGCCAAGCACCTGGCTACGCGCCTGGACATCATCACCCGCAACGAGCGCGGCGTGCTGGGCCGCCTGGCAGCCGAAGTGACCGCCGCCGACGCCAACATCATGCACGTCACGATGCACGACGATGCGGTTTCCACGGTGTCCTTGCACTTGACGATTCAGGTCGACAGCCGCAAGCACCTGGCTCAGGTCATCCGCGCTATCCGCCATGTGCCGCAGGTGCAAAAGATCGTTCGTGTGAAGGGCTGA
- the rpoZ gene encoding DNA-directed RNA polymerase subunit omega yields MARITVEDCLNQIPNRFKLTLAATYRARELAQGHAPRLDSKDKPTVTALREIAGGLTGVEMLRKVPT; encoded by the coding sequence ATGGCTCGCATTACCGTCGAAGACTGTCTGAATCAAATCCCGAATCGTTTCAAGCTCACGCTGGCCGCGACGTACCGCGCCCGCGAGTTGGCGCAAGGCCATGCCCCGCGCCTGGACAGCAAAGACAAACCCACGGTCACTGCACTGCGCGAAATCGCGGGCGGCTTAACCGGCGTGGAAATGCTGCGCAAAGTTCCGACCTGA
- the gmk gene encoding guanylate kinase: protein MHANPGNVFMVVAPSGAGKSSLVKALLQQDPSILLSISCTTRAPRPGEEDGREYRFVSSDEFKRMREEQNLLEWAEVHGNFYGTPRDHIDNATREGRDVLLEIDWQGARQVKQRFPSAIGIFVLPPSIEELESRLKARGQDAPQVIARRLMAAGGEIAHAPECEYVIINQEFSVALSELMQIVSAARLRFSSQAARHAQLFAQLGIPAEH, encoded by the coding sequence ATGCACGCCAATCCCGGAAATGTCTTCATGGTCGTCGCGCCCAGCGGCGCGGGCAAATCCAGTCTGGTCAAGGCCTTGCTCCAGCAAGACCCATCCATCCTGCTCTCCATCTCGTGCACCACGCGCGCGCCCCGTCCGGGCGAAGAAGATGGCCGTGAATACCGATTTGTTTCCTCAGACGAGTTCAAGCGCATGCGCGAAGAACAAAATCTGCTGGAATGGGCGGAAGTCCATGGCAATTTCTACGGAACGCCGCGAGACCATATCGACAACGCCACCCGCGAAGGGCGCGACGTGCTGCTCGAAATCGACTGGCAAGGCGCTCGTCAGGTCAAACAGCGTTTTCCCAGCGCCATCGGCATTTTCGTGCTGCCGCCGTCGATCGAAGAATTGGAAAGCCGGTTAAAGGCTCGCGGCCAGGATGCGCCGCAAGTCATCGCGCGCCGGCTCATGGCGGCGGGCGGCGAAATCGCCCACGCGCCTGAATGCGAATATGTTATTATTAATCAAGAATTTAGCGTAGCCTTGTCGGAACTGATGCAAATCGTCAGCGCCGCAAGGCTGCGCTTTTCGTCTCAGGCCGCTCGGCATGCTCAGTTGTTCGCACAACTTGGCATTCCGGCAGAGCACTGA
- a CDS encoding c-type cytochrome, producing MTTPWIAQAADAPPAFSPPSAASLPDTEFGKIVRQGEQIFLHTPKLAAKFTGNDLNCASCHLDAGRRADSAPMWAAYVLYPAYRAKNEHVNTLAERLQGCFRFSMNGKAPPADDPTLTALQTYMFWLASKAPTGVVLAGQGYLKLPAPAQKADYVRGSEVYAQYCAVCHGADGGGQKNGKHWVFPALWGADSFNWGAGMHQIGNAAGFIKANMPLGQGGMLSNQEAWDVAYFMNAHERPQDPRYTESVAATRAKYHDSDDSLYGIEVNGHVLGSDSPPPGGKLIQAAAKPAG from the coding sequence ATGACCACGCCCTGGATCGCGCAGGCCGCCGATGCCCCGCCCGCTTTCTCGCCCCCATCGGCTGCATCCTTGCCCGACACGGAATTTGGCAAGATCGTGCGCCAGGGCGAGCAGATTTTCCTGCACACCCCAAAGCTGGCAGCCAAGTTCACCGGCAATGATCTGAACTGCGCCAGCTGCCATCTGGACGCGGGCCGCCGTGCGGATTCCGCGCCGATGTGGGCGGCCTATGTGTTGTATCCCGCTTATCGCGCCAAGAACGAGCACGTCAACACGCTGGCCGAACGCCTGCAAGGCTGCTTTCGCTTCAGCATGAATGGCAAAGCGCCGCCGGCAGACGATCCCACGCTGACTGCGCTGCAAACCTATATGTTCTGGCTGGCAAGCAAGGCTCCGACCGGCGTCGTGCTTGCGGGACAGGGCTACCTGAAACTGCCGGCCCCCGCCCAAAAGGCCGATTACGTGCGCGGCAGCGAAGTCTATGCGCAGTACTGCGCGGTGTGTCACGGCGCCGACGGCGGCGGCCAGAAGAACGGCAAGCACTGGGTGTTCCCCGCCCTGTGGGGCGCGGATTCGTTCAATTGGGGCGCCGGCATGCATCAGATCGGCAACGCGGCCGGCTTCATCAAGGCCAACATGCCGTTGGGCCAAGGGGGCATGTTGAGCAACCAGGAAGCGTGGGACGTGGCGTACTTCATGAATGCGCACGAACGCCCGCAAGATCCTCGCTACACCGAATCCGTCGCCGCAACCCGCGCCAAATATCACGATTCGGACGACTCGCTGTACGGCATCGAGGTCAACGGCCACGTGCTGGGCAGTGATTCGCCGCCGCCCGGCGGCAAGCTGATCCAGGCCGCAGCCAAACCCGCAGGCTGA
- a CDS encoding c-type cytochrome — protein sequence MTPRFLPAALACGVLFAAAAASAQSAPDGKQISIQGANGAPACITCHGARGEGNPAAGFPQLAGIGAKYLDEQLEAMANGSRVSPIMAATARALDPAQRAAVASYYAGLPSPLDTDRLAATAMALAKPADTGAWLATRGAWDKNVPACNQCHGPGGIGVGANFPSLAGQPAAYIASQLRAWQQGQRPPGPLALMPAVATRLTDAEIDAVSAYYAGLPKAADLLAAQANPATGAK from the coding sequence ATGACCCCACGGTTCCTTCCCGCCGCGCTGGCCTGTGGCGTTCTATTTGCCGCTGCCGCCGCCAGCGCCCAGAGCGCGCCTGACGGCAAGCAAATCAGCATCCAGGGCGCCAATGGCGCGCCCGCCTGTATTACCTGTCACGGCGCTCGCGGCGAGGGCAATCCCGCTGCGGGCTTCCCGCAATTGGCGGGCATCGGCGCCAAGTACCTGGACGAACAGTTGGAAGCCATGGCCAATGGATCGCGCGTCAGTCCCATCATGGCCGCCACTGCCCGCGCCCTGGACCCGGCGCAGCGCGCAGCGGTCGCCAGTTACTACGCCGGGCTGCCCTCCCCGCTGGATACGGATCGTCTGGCCGCCACTGCCATGGCCCTTGCCAAACCGGCGGACACCGGCGCTTGGCTTGCCACCCGAGGAGCCTGGGACAAGAACGTGCCAGCCTGTAATCAGTGCCACGGTCCGGGAGGCATCGGCGTGGGTGCCAATTTCCCGAGCCTGGCCGGCCAGCCAGCAGCCTACATCGCGAGCCAATTGCGCGCTTGGCAGCAAGGCCAGCGTCCGCCCGGGCCCTTGGCTCTGATGCCTGCCGTTGCCACGCGCCTGACTGATGCCGAAATCGACGCCGTATCCGCCTACTACGCGGGTCTGCCCAAAGCTGCCGACCTGCTTGCCGCCCAGGCCAATCCTGCCACGGGAGCCAAGTAA
- a CDS encoding SDR family oxidoreductase, protein MHTNEIDPPRVALVTGAGTGIGRAVALELLAQGYRVVLAGRRREPLEATRTAAGEDGVRALVVPTDVSDENAVRDLFDTAQREYGRLDVLFNNAGRGAPAMPIEELPVALWREVVDTNLTGMFLCAQAAIRIMKAQTPQGGRIINNGSISAHAPRPYSIAYTATKHAVTGLTKSISLDCRQYGIACGQIDIGNAATDMTERMAAGILQADGSTKVEPRMDVAHVAQAVAAMARLPLEANVQFMTIMATNMPFVGRG, encoded by the coding sequence ATGCATACCAACGAGATCGATCCGCCCCGCGTCGCTTTAGTAACCGGTGCCGGTACCGGAATTGGCCGCGCCGTGGCGCTGGAATTATTGGCGCAAGGCTATCGGGTCGTGCTGGCAGGACGCCGGCGCGAGCCCCTGGAAGCGACCCGCACAGCAGCGGGTGAAGATGGTGTGCGTGCGCTGGTTGTGCCCACCGATGTGTCCGATGAGAACGCCGTGCGCGACTTGTTTGACACCGCGCAGCGCGAATATGGCCGTCTGGACGTGCTCTTCAATAACGCCGGCCGTGGCGCGCCTGCGATGCCGATCGAGGAACTGCCCGTCGCCCTTTGGCGCGAGGTGGTCGATACCAACCTGACCGGCATGTTCTTGTGCGCGCAAGCTGCTATCCGCATCATGAAGGCGCAAACACCGCAGGGCGGCCGCATCATCAATAACGGGTCCATCTCGGCGCACGCGCCGCGCCCGTATTCCATTGCCTATACGGCCACCAAACATGCGGTGACCGGGCTTACCAAGTCGATTTCTCTGGATTGCCGGCAATACGGTATTGCTTGCGGTCAGATCGATATCGGCAACGCCGCAACCGACATGACCGAACGCATGGCCGCTGGCATCTTGCAGGCCGATGGCAGTACCAAGGTCGAGCCCCGGATGGACGTCGCGCATGTGGCGCAAGCCGTTGCCGCGATGGCTCGCTTGCCGCTGGAAGCCAACGTGCAGTTCATGACGATCATGGCGACCAATATGCCCTTCGTGGGCCGGGGCTGA
- a CDS encoding C40 family peptidase gives MTPPTRKVRIANFSIPVFLSAPLLALTLSWIPGAAQASVPSEQARSSLNGLRLAQEPTVPTLRERVVQAGLDAIGTPYSWGGDDADGFDCSGLVLHVFREIAGLELPRTARAQRSEGATVSKKNELRPGDLVFFATRGRGVTSHVGIYIGQNKFVHAPRRGTKVRVDEMNNPYWTKRYVGARRYLDTTQGQMLAQASR, from the coding sequence ATGACGCCGCCCACGCGAAAAGTCCGAATTGCCAATTTCAGCATTCCCGTATTTCTGTCAGCGCCCCTGCTTGCCCTGACCCTCTCCTGGATACCCGGCGCCGCTCAGGCGTCCGTTCCCTCCGAACAAGCCCGCTCCAGCCTGAATGGCCTGCGCCTGGCGCAAGAACCTACCGTGCCCACGCTGCGCGAACGCGTCGTGCAAGCCGGTCTGGATGCGATCGGCACCCCCTACAGCTGGGGTGGCGATGATGCCGACGGTTTTGATTGCAGCGGCTTGGTTCTGCATGTTTTCCGCGAAATCGCTGGTCTGGAACTCCCCCGCACCGCGCGCGCCCAGCGCAGCGAAGGGGCGACTGTTTCCAAGAAGAACGAACTGCGCCCTGGCGATCTGGTCTTCTTCGCAACCCGTGGACGGGGTGTGACCTCGCACGTTGGCATCTACATCGGCCAGAACAAATTCGTCCACGCGCCGCGCCGCGGCACCAAAGTGCGTGTCGATGAAATGAACAATCCCTACTGGACCAAGCGCTATGTCGGCGCGCGGCGTTACCTGGATACGACCCAAGGCCAGATGCTGGCCCAGGCGTCACGCTGA